The genomic interval ACCAGAGGAAAAATATAACTTTACATTTGTTTCCCTGCAGTAAGTCTTCTCTTATCTTTGTATTGTAATCTATTAGAACATTTTAtaaatgtaatctttttttttttataaattaaatattaaaatatattagcaataaaataataaaatatccaATGTTACTCCAATAATAGGtcaatcaaatatatatataaaaataaataaattcagataAATAAGTATTAACCGCTAAAGGAGGCAGACAATTTTGGCAGTTAAGGACGCAGGTAATTTTTGTTTTGTCTTAATGCAGTGACACaattgagagccataatttttattttgttcttccATTTACGTACACACAGTAGTGCAATATTTATATTCCTCAAACCGAGCAATGCCCCAGAATATACcaatggtcctagtgactaatacaataaaccaaaaagagaaacaagtcacgaccaaataATAAAAAGAGTAACAAagcctttattaaagtcaatttagACACAGAAAAACACATAGACAAACCTAGACACAATAAAATGAGCCCTCAtacaaagatggaatcagaacataaaAGCAGCATGGCCCCCCAGGTGGAAAACCGGTCAAAAGATCGCCCAGGAAAAAGTGCTAGAATCATAAGTTTAAAACAAGTATCAGGTATGGTACATTTTGCACAGATTGGTATACGGGTCCCCGTATTCCGGTCCTGATCTCCCGGCTAGCGTTGTACTTTGTAGGTATAGGCACATTGCCGGTTGTGTGATACATATGTCTGTGATTGCAATTACATCTTTCTTACTTCATTATACCAATCTGTGCAAAATGTACCATACCTGATACTTGTTTTAAACTTATGATTCTAGCACTTTTTCCTGGGCGATCTTTTGACCGGTTTTCCACCTGGGGGGCCATGCTGCTtttatgttctgattccatctttgtaTGAGGGCTCATTTTATTGTGTCTAGGTTTGTCTATGTGTTTTTCTGTGTctaaattgactttaataaaggctTTGTTACTCTTTTTATTATTTGGTTGTGACTTGTTTCTCTTTTTGGTTTATAATATTTATATTCCTGCCTAATGTTTTTCCTTAAGATAGAAAATTTTTAAATCTAAATTAAATAGGTAAAAACATTTGATTATTTTTAATATCTTTCTTATGGTGGAACCTATATATCATTCCTTGGAACAATCTATTATGGTAACACTATAATTATACGTTTATTCCACAGTTTTGGCCATATACTAACAATGAACATGCAATACGACAACTTTAGTGCGGTGACTGAAATCATTATCTTGGGTTTTCAGAATTTCCAAAGTATAacaaactttttctttattttactgcTTCTAACCTACTGTGTGACTATATGTGGAAACCTCCTCATCATTCTAGTGGTGTCCTACAGCCGGTCGCTCCACTCTCCCCTGTACTTCTTCCTCACACAACTCTCATTATCAGATATCCTACTCACCACCACCATAGtacccaacatgctccatattgtGATGCATAAAGGAAGTTTGGTGTCTTTTATTGGCTGTTTgatacaatttaatttttttgcagctTCTGAATCAATAGAAAGTCTTCTCCTGACCATCATGTCCTATGACAGGTATCAGGCCATCTGTAACCCTCTACATTACACCTCCGTCATGGACCTCACATTTTGTGTAAAGATGGTTCTGTTCTTTTGGTTCTTTACTTTTGCTGTAATATTGATTCTCTCAGTGACAATGAGTCGTTTGCGGTTCTGTGGACCAAACATCATTGACCATTTCTTCTGTGATTTTGACCCGATACTTGAACTTTCCTGCTCGGACACTTTTTTCATGAAAATGGAAGGCTTCATACTGACCGTACCTATAGTACTTTCTCCATTTATTGTGATTATTGTCTCATATGTGTACATTATCTTCACCATACTGAAGATACCATCTGTGGCTGGGAGGCAGAAGACcttctccacctgcagctctcaCCTGGCTGTGGTGTCTTTATATTACGGGTCACTTATTAGTATCTATTTATTTCCAAATAAGgacaatgcaaaaaaaattatctcCCTGTTCTACACTGTTATAACTCCACTTCTTAACCCAATGATATACAGCTTGAGGAATAAAGATATTAAGAAGGCGCTCAAAAAAATGTTGAGCAGTAAATTCAACAATTTTTTAGAAGAGCTTTAGACCAAAACAAAAATTATAATTAATGGATTGACTGGTTTATGCAACCctatttttggagcctttttcaagcataaaacatcaagcttgaaaaaggctcaaCAAATAGAGCCGAAACTTCGCACAGGTGctaataaaatccacttttttctcTTTGaatcggagtgctgcctattcttggaaacagatagatagatgatagatagagagatagagagataggtagatagatagatagatagatatatatgagatagataggtagatagataaatagatagatagatagatagatagatagatagatagatagatagatagatagatagatagatagatagatagatagatagatagatagatagatagatatgagataggtagatagatagatagatagatagatagatagatagatagatagatagatagatagatagatagatagatagatagatagatagatagatagatatgagataggtagatagatagatagatagatagatagatagatagatagatagatcatagatagatagatagatagatagatagatagatagatagatagatagatagatagatagatagatagatagatagatagatatggtcaTGACACATTACTAAAAATTGGCGACGGCACGTATCCGCAAGAAGAAGGAAAAgttattttgcctgataatttatgttgtactgttccATCGCGGCAAAACCtcatttcttctgtgtatggtgaccCAACGCAAATAACAAATCATAAAAACTCTTGGCTAAAATATTGACGTGTGTTCATGGGGAAAGTGCACAATATATCTCTATCAGAGTTATTGAACAAGAAGACACTACCAACTATCTGGTGGAATTTTTAAATTCCCTAAGCACACCCGGTCTTAcgtcacacaaaattaatttaaaagttggcgtccccataattctccttagaaatgtaagcccaccaaaactatgtgacggcacccgactaaaaatcacaaatctacaacaaaaCGTGATAGAAGCTGAGATTTTAACAGGATGCGGCGGAGGTGACAGCGTTTTAATACCCCAAATCCCCTTCATTCCAAATAATGTTCCATTCAGTTTCAAATGTGTACAGTTTCCTGTCAGCTTATGTTACGCTATGACCATcaacaaagcgcagggccaaaTTCTGCGCATTGCGGGCGTGGACCTCAGTGTCAGCTGCTTTGTGCACGGCCAGTTCTATGTGGCTCTCTCCCAtgttagcaac from Rhinoderma darwinii isolate aRhiDar2 chromosome 3, aRhiDar2.hap1, whole genome shotgun sequence carries:
- the LOC142750686 gene encoding olfactory receptor 11L1-like, whose product is MNMQYDNFSAVTEIIILGFQNFQSITNFFFILLLLTYCVTICGNLLIILVVSYSRSLHSPLYFFLTQLSLSDILLTTTIVPNMLHIVMHKGSLVSFIGCLIQFNFFAASESIESLLLTIMSYDRYQAICNPLHYTSVMDLTFCVKMVLFFWFFTFAVILILSVTMSRLRFCGPNIIDHFFCDFDPILELSCSDTFFMKMEGFILTVPIVLSPFIVIIVSYVYIIFTILKIPSVAGRQKTFSTCSSHLAVVSLYYGSLISIYLFPNKDNAKKIISLFYTVITPLLNPMIYSLRNKDIKKALKKMLSSKFNNFLEEL